In one Rhinopithecus roxellana isolate Shanxi Qingling chromosome 1, ASM756505v1, whole genome shotgun sequence genomic region, the following are encoded:
- the LOC115899577 gene encoding putative protein TPRXL, producing the protein MTHDKSWRRCSTSGSTKCRCGSRIAGPNALGSGYSSSSSSSSSSILSSSSPSSSSSPSNPSSPSSSSSPSNPSSPSSRSSPSNPSSPSSRSSPSNPSSPSSRSSPSNPSSRSSPSNPSNPSSPSSPNSRSSPSNPSSPSSRSSSRSSPSNPSSRSSPSNPSSPSSRSSPSNPSSPSSPSSRSSPSNPSSSSSSSPNRSSSDPGSSSSPRQEARAHRAHTVPPFPEATASAPSQPGPLGILPVVELMIFSLHQA; encoded by the coding sequence ATGACACACGACAAAAGTTGGCGGAGATGCTCAACCTCGGGGAGTACCAAGTGCAGGTGTGGTTCAAGAATCGCCGGGCCAAACGCTCTAGGGAGCGGTTATTCCAGCAGCAGCTCCAGCAGTTCCAGCAGCAtcctcagcagcagcagccccagcAGCAGCTCCAGCCCCAGCAACCCCAGCAGCCCCAGCAGCAGCTCCAGCCCCAGCAACCCCAGCAGCCCCAGCAGCAGGTCCAGCCCCAGCAACCCCAGCAGCCCCAGCAGCAGGTCCAGCCCCAGCAACCCCAGCAGCCCCAGCAGCAGGTCCAGCCCCAGCAACCCCAGCAGCAGGTCCAGCCCCAGCAACCCCAGCAACCCCAGCAGCCCCAGCAGCCCCAACAGCAGGTCCAGCCCCAGCAACCCCAGCAGCCCCAGCAGCAGGTCCAGCAGCAGGTCCAGCCCCAGCAACCCCAGCAGCAGGTCCAGCCCCAGCAACCCCAGCAGCCCCAGCAGCAGGTCCAGCCCCAGCAACCCCAGCAGCCCCAGCAGCCCCAGCAGCAGGTCCAGCCCCAGCAACCCCAGCAgctccagcagcagcagccccaaCAGGAGCAGCAGTGaccctggcagcagcagcagccccaggCAGGAGGCCAGAGCCCACAGAGCTCACACTGTTCCCCCTTTCCCTGAAGCCACGGCCTCTGCCCCCAGTCAGCCTGGCCCCTTGGGAATTCTCCCAGTGGTGGAACTCATGATCTTCAGCCTCCACCAGGCCTGA